The Pantoea phytobeneficialis genome has a segment encoding these proteins:
- the lolA gene encoding outer membrane lipoprotein chaperone LolA, which translates to MKLRVIACGLLASFLSASVLADASSDLQQRLNKVNSFHASFSQKVTDGSGANVQDGEGELWVKRPSLFNWHMTAPDESVIISDGKTLWFYNPFVEQVSASWLKNATSNTPFMLIARNQPSDWKQYNIKQQGDNFELTPKSSDGNLKQFTITVTPSGTINQFSAIEQDGQRSSYQLKSQTNGAISPDKFTFTPPKGVTVDDQRQ; encoded by the coding sequence ATGAAATTACGCGTGATTGCCTGCGGTCTGCTGGCCTCTTTTCTTTCCGCTTCCGTGCTGGCTGATGCTTCCAGCGATTTGCAGCAGCGTCTGAATAAAGTGAATAGCTTCCATGCCAGCTTTAGCCAGAAAGTGACCGATGGTAGCGGAGCGAACGTGCAAGATGGTGAAGGTGAGTTGTGGGTAAAACGTCCCAGCTTGTTTAACTGGCATATGACGGCACCGGACGAAAGCGTGATCATTTCCGATGGTAAAACCCTGTGGTTTTACAATCCGTTTGTCGAGCAGGTTAGCGCCAGTTGGCTGAAAAATGCCACCAGCAACACCCCGTTTATGTTGATCGCCCGTAACCAGCCGAGCGACTGGAAGCAGTACAACATCAAACAGCAGGGCGATAATTTTGAGCTGACGCCGAAAAGTAGCGACGGCAATCTCAAGCAGTTCACCATCACGGTCACGCCATCTGGCACCATCAATCAATTCAGTGCGATTGAACAGGATGGACAGCGCAGCAGCTATCAGCTGAAAAGTCAGACCAATGGGGCAATTAGCCCGGATAAATTCACCTTTACGCCGCCGAAAGGGGTAACGGTAGACGATCAACGTCAGTGA